A genomic window from Paramormyrops kingsleyae isolate MSU_618 chromosome 23, PKINGS_0.4, whole genome shotgun sequence includes:
- the LOC111853523 gene encoding type-4 ice-structuring protein has translation MKFSLIAVLVVFALAQGESLSLVKREAPEIERLTKYFQDLSDMLSKTAEDLVEKVKTHELTGQAQTYFEDGKAQLQPFADKVQEQLKPLASNIEDQLKPLADSVQAQLKPLADSVQSQLEDIWQQVMQHTKALGSK, from the exons ATGAAGTTTTCTCTGATCGCTGTCCTGGTTGTGTTTGCTCTGGCTCAAG GTGAGTCTCTCTCCCTTGTCAAAAGAGAGGCCCCTGAGATTGAGAGACTTACCAAGTATTTCCAGGACCTGTCTGACATGCTGAGCAAAACCGCCGAGGATCTGGTGGAGAAAGTCAAGACCCATGAGCTGACAGGCCAGGCCCA GACCTACTTTGAGGATGGGAAGGCCCAGCTGCAGCCCTTTGCTGACAAGGTCCAGGAGCAGCTGAAGCCCTTGGCCAGCAACATCGAGGACCAGCTTAAGCCCCTGGCTGATTCCGTGCAGGCCCAGCTTAAACCCCTTGCTGACTCCGTGCAGAGCCAACTGGAGGACATCTGGCAGCAGGTCATGCAGCATACCAAAGCCTTGGGCTCCAAGTAG
- the lix1l gene encoding LIX1-like protein produces the protein MESIRSQRLQPGIGFGAGSTGTLRSSLRPGVTVPTAPPQPPSVCLSASSGPPPPPPPLQLHSLGVGVMGSSGLGAAGMAGLGLCNPGNPTVLREAVEAVVRSFAKHTQGYGRVNVVEALQEFWQMKQSRGADLRNGALVVYEMVPSSSPPYVCYVSLPGGSCFGSFQYCPTKAEARRSAAKIALMNSVFNEHPSRRITDDFIEKSVSEALASFNGNREEADNPNTGIGAFRFMLESNKGKSMLEFQELMTVFQLLHWNGSLKAMRERQCSRQEVLAHYSHRALDDDMRTQMAADWVNREQSVASTIARELAATERELEEARLAGRELRFHKEKKDILMLAVGQLGNANSATLPAGC, from the exons ATGGAATCTATTCGTTCTCAGCGActtcagccggggatcggattTGGAGCTGGCTCGACCGGGACGCTGCGCTCCTCGCTCCGGCCTGGGGTCACCGTCCCCACCGCTCCTCCGCAGCCACCCTCGGTGTGCCTGTCGGCTTCCTCCGGGCCGCCCCCGCCTCCGCCGCCGCTGCAGCTGCACAGCCTCGGGGTCGGTGTGATGGGGAGCAGCGGTCTGGGAGCGGCGGGGATGGCGGGGCTCGGACTCTGCAATCCGGGGAACCCGACTGTGCTGCGGGAGGCGGTGGAGGCGGTGGTGAGAAGCTTCGCTAAACACACCCAAGGATATGGCAGAG TGAACGTGGTGGAGGCCCTGCAGGAGTTCTGGCAGATGAAGCAGTCGCGTGGGGCAGACCTCAGGAACGGGGCGCTGGTGGTCTATGAGATGGTGCCCTCCAGCAGCCCGCCCTATGTCTGCTACGTCAGCCTCCCTGGGGGCAGCTGTTTCGGCAGCTTCCAG TACTGCCCCACCAAGGCTGAAGCAAGGCGCAGCGCGGCCAAGATCGCCCTGATGAACTCCGTCTTCAACGAACACCCCTCCCGCCGCATCACGGACGACTTCATCGAGAAGAGCGTGTCCGAGGCACTCGCCTCTTTCAAC GGTAACAGGGAGGAGGCTGACAACCCAAACACGGGCATTGGTGCATTCCGCTTCATGCTGGAGTCCAACAAGGGCAAGTCCATGTTGGAGTTTCAG GAGCTGATGACCGTCTTCCAGCTGCTTCACTGGAATGGCAGTCTGAAGGCCATGAGGGAGAGGCAGTGCTCTCGGCAG GAGGTGCTGGCTCACTACTCACACCGGGCGCTGGATGATGACATGCGCACTCAGATGGCTGCTGATTGGGTGAATCGGGAGCAGAGCGTGGCAAGCACCATCGCGCGGGAGCTAGCCGCCACAGAGCGGGAGCTGGAAGAAGCACGTCTGGCAGGCCGGGAGCTGCGCTTCCACAAGGAGAAGAAGGACATCCTGATGCTTGCTGTCGGACAGCTGGGCAACGCCAACTCCGCCACCCTGCCCGCCGGCTGCTAG